One stretch of Streptomyces hygroscopicus DNA includes these proteins:
- a CDS encoding crotonase, which translates to MRVGIEIEDGLARVTLRRGEAGNAIDLEMARGLLDAARACATESVRAVLLTGEGKSFCVGGDLGEFSRLSGEALEKHLIAVTGALHEALRTFAAGDAPLVAAVQGAVAGAGIGLAASADVTLAADNASFTTAYTGIGYSPDAGVSWFLPRLVGPKRALDLLLTNRRVKAAEAEAIGLVSRIVAPDRLAAEAVRTAEALCGGPTAAFGATRRLVATGLTSDLDAHLDREARAIAAAATSDAGREGVAAFLGKRAPDFTRAAPST; encoded by the coding sequence ATGAGGGTCGGCATCGAGATCGAGGACGGTCTGGCCCGCGTCACCCTGCGCCGCGGCGAGGCGGGCAACGCCATCGACCTGGAGATGGCACGCGGACTGCTGGACGCGGCGCGGGCCTGCGCCACCGAGTCCGTACGGGCCGTGCTGCTGACCGGCGAGGGGAAGTCCTTCTGCGTCGGCGGCGACCTCGGAGAGTTCTCCCGGCTCTCCGGTGAGGCGCTGGAGAAGCACCTCATCGCGGTGACCGGCGCGCTCCATGAGGCCCTGCGCACGTTCGCGGCGGGCGACGCGCCCTTGGTGGCCGCCGTGCAGGGCGCCGTCGCCGGTGCGGGCATCGGCCTGGCCGCGTCCGCCGATGTGACCCTCGCCGCCGACAACGCCTCGTTCACCACCGCCTACACCGGGATCGGCTACTCACCGGATGCCGGAGTGAGCTGGTTCCTGCCCCGACTCGTCGGCCCCAAGCGGGCCCTGGACCTGCTGCTGACCAACCGCCGCGTAAAGGCGGCGGAAGCCGAGGCCATCGGCTTGGTGAGCCGGATCGTCGCCCCCGACCGGCTGGCCGCCGAGGCCGTCCGTACGGCCGAGGCGCTGTGCGGCGGACCCACCGCCGCCTTCGGTGCCACTCGCCGTCTCGTCGCCACCGGGCTGACCTCGGACCTCGATGCGCACCTGGACCGCGAGGCCCGTGCGATCGCCGCCGCCGCTACCTCGGACGCGGGCCGCGAGGGCGTCGCCGCCTTCCTGGGCAAGCGGGCGCCCGACTTCACCCGCGCCGCCCCCAGCACCTGA
- a CDS encoding epoxide hydrolase → MVETNGIRLHIAEEGEGPLVLLLHGFPESWHSWHHQFGPLVEAGFRVVAPDQRGYGRSDHPDDVDAYSILHLVGDVVGLIRALGEDEAYVVGHDWGAPVAWNTALLRPDMVLGVAGLSVPPPFRGAQPPLAAMEKRFGGRFYWNYFNRPGVADAEFARDTRTTLRKIFYSISGDAPDTVNQPLVDPERGWLATMTDPDVLPEWFTEDDLDTLTESFSKGFTGALNWYRNLDRNWELTAPWHGAVVTPPALYIYGDRDPVPAFPGAPELIASLPDLMPNLRREPLELAGCGHWTQQERPAEVNAALIEFLTARS, encoded by the coding sequence ATGGTCGAGACGAACGGGATTCGGCTGCACATCGCCGAGGAAGGCGAAGGCCCCCTGGTCCTGCTCCTGCACGGCTTCCCCGAATCATGGCACTCCTGGCACCACCAGTTCGGTCCCCTGGTCGAGGCGGGCTTCCGAGTGGTCGCCCCGGACCAGCGTGGATACGGGCGCAGCGACCATCCCGACGACGTCGACGCGTACAGCATCCTCCACCTGGTCGGCGACGTCGTCGGCCTGATCCGGGCACTGGGCGAGGACGAGGCGTATGTCGTCGGGCACGACTGGGGCGCGCCGGTCGCCTGGAACACCGCGCTGCTACGGCCGGACATGGTGCTCGGGGTGGCCGGTCTGAGCGTGCCACCACCGTTCCGCGGCGCGCAGCCTCCGCTGGCCGCCATGGAGAAAAGGTTCGGTGGCCGCTTCTACTGGAACTACTTCAACCGCCCCGGTGTCGCCGACGCCGAGTTCGCGAGGGACACCCGCACCACGTTGCGGAAAATCTTCTACTCGATTTCCGGCGACGCTCCCGACACGGTCAACCAGCCGCTCGTCGACCCCGAGCGGGGCTGGCTCGCGACCATGACGGACCCCGACGTACTGCCGGAGTGGTTCACCGAGGACGACCTCGACACGCTCACCGAGAGCTTCTCCAAGGGCTTCACCGGAGCTCTCAACTGGTACCGCAACCTCGACCGCAACTGGGAACTGACCGCGCCCTGGCACGGCGCCGTCGTCACCCCGCCCGCCCTGTACATCTACGGCGACCGCGACCCCGTTCCCGCTTTCCCCGGCGCGCCCGAACTCATCGCGAGCCTGCCCGATCTGATGCCCAACCTGCGACGCGAGCCCCTCGAACTGGCGGGCTGCGGACACTGGACCCAGCAGGAACGCCCGGCAGAGGTGAACGCCGCGCTCATCGAATTCCTCACGGCCCGCTCCTGA
- a CDS encoding SAM-dependent methyltransferase, whose product MRAHRIDRPADLDVVRESYDRVADNYAHMVVTTGVGDIRRHPWLKASIDVFADTVGELGPVLDVGCGPGMVTAYLAERGLDVSGVDLSPRMIENARRLHPQCRFSVASATDLDLEEASLGGVLGWWSLFTLPRDVLPQVLALFARALKPGGHFITGTHVGDEDVVRTEAYGGVPVRWTTHKWRPEQLVDLIERAGLHPVAELRLPAAEHTGPSVVVMAKRPG is encoded by the coding sequence ATGCGCGCACACCGTATAGACCGCCCGGCCGATCTCGACGTGGTCCGTGAGTCCTATGACCGGGTGGCCGACAACTACGCCCATATGGTGGTGACGACGGGAGTCGGCGACATCCGGCGCCATCCCTGGCTCAAGGCGTCAATCGATGTCTTCGCCGACACCGTGGGCGAGCTCGGGCCTGTCCTCGACGTCGGCTGCGGACCCGGAATGGTGACCGCCTACCTCGCCGAACGCGGACTCGACGTGTCCGGAGTCGATCTCTCACCCCGCATGATCGAAAACGCGCGCCGTCTTCATCCGCAATGCCGCTTCAGCGTCGCCTCCGCCACCGACCTCGACCTTGAGGAAGCGTCCCTCGGCGGCGTACTCGGGTGGTGGTCGCTGTTCACCCTTCCTCGCGACGTCCTTCCCCAGGTCCTCGCCCTGTTCGCGCGCGCCCTGAAGCCAGGCGGACACTTCATCACCGGGACACACGTCGGCGACGAGGACGTGGTGCGCACCGAGGCATACGGAGGTGTGCCCGTTCGCTGGACGACACACAAATGGCGGCCGGAACAACTCGTGGACCTGATCGAGCGGGCCGGCCTGCACCCGGTCGCCGAACTTCGGCTCCCCGCGGCTGAGCACACCGGGCCGAGCGTGGTCGTCATGGCCAAGCGCCCCGGCTGA
- a CDS encoding electron transfer flavoprotein subunit beta produces MSLRIVVCVKYVPDATGDRHFAEDLTVDRDDVDGLLSELDEYAVEQALQIADEADDAEITVLTVGPEDARDALRKALSMGADKAVHVEDDGLHGTDALGTSLVLAKAVEKTGYDLVVCGMASTDGTMGVLPAMLAERLGVPQVSLLSEVSVGDGTVKGRRDGDTATELLEARLPAVVSVTDQSGEARYPSFKGIMAAKKKPVTSWDLEDLEIESDEVGLEGAWTAVDGATERPARTAGTIVKDEGEGGKQLAAFLAERKFI; encoded by the coding sequence GTGAGCTTGAGGATCGTTGTCTGTGTGAAGTATGTGCCCGACGCCACCGGCGACCGGCACTTCGCCGAGGATCTGACCGTCGATCGTGACGATGTGGACGGCCTGCTCTCGGAGCTGGACGAGTACGCGGTCGAGCAGGCGCTCCAGATCGCCGATGAGGCTGACGACGCCGAGATCACTGTGCTGACCGTCGGCCCGGAGGATGCCAGGGACGCGTTGCGCAAGGCGTTGTCGATGGGTGCGGACAAGGCCGTGCATGTCGAGGACGACGGTCTGCACGGTACCGATGCGCTGGGTACCTCGCTGGTGCTGGCCAAGGCTGTTGAGAAGACCGGTTATGACCTGGTGGTCTGTGGTATGGCGTCCACGGACGGCACGATGGGTGTGCTTCCGGCGATGCTGGCGGAGCGGCTGGGTGTGCCGCAGGTGTCGTTGCTGTCGGAGGTGTCGGTCGGGGACGGCACGGTGAAGGGGCGCCGTGATGGTGACACCGCGACGGAGTTGCTGGAGGCGCGGCTTCCGGCGGTGGTGTCGGTGACGGACCAGTCGGGTGAGGCGCGTTACCCGTCGTTCAAGGGCATCATGGCGGCGAAGAAGAAGCCGGTGACCTCCTGGGACCTGGAGGACCTGGAGATCGAGTCGGACGAGGTCGGTCTCGAGGGTGCCTGGACCGCGGTGGACGGTGCCACGGAGCGTCCGGCCCGTACCGCGGGCACGATCGTCAAGGACGAGGGCGAGGGCGGCAAGCAGCTCGCTGCCTTTCTCGCGGAGCGCAAGTTCATCTGA
- a CDS encoding acetyl-CoA acetyltransferase, translating into MSEAFIVGAVRTPVGRRKGTLSGVHPADLGAHALRALLERTGADPGAVDDVYFGCVSQIGAQTGNIARTAWLSAGLPQHVPGTTIDRQCGSSQQAVHFAAQAVGSGAADLVVAGGVEVMSLVPIASPMTVGEQAGMGSPYAGDGWREHFGDQEVSQFRGAELIAEKWGVSRTDMEEFALTSHQRALAAQADGAFDDEITPAFGLTADEGPRADTTLEKMAGLKPLTEDGRLTAAVSSQISDGAAALLIASEEAVSRHGLTPLARVHTMAVVGSDPIHMLTGPIPATEKVLARAGLSIGDIDLVEINEAFASVVLAWQKEIGADPERVNAFGGAIALGHPLGATGARLMTTLVHQLHRTGGRYGLQTMCEGGGMANATVLERL; encoded by the coding sequence GTGTCGGAAGCATTCATCGTCGGAGCCGTCCGTACCCCCGTCGGCCGCCGCAAAGGCACGCTCAGCGGCGTGCACCCCGCCGATCTCGGCGCCCACGCGCTGCGCGCCCTGCTGGAGCGCACCGGAGCCGACCCGGGCGCCGTCGACGACGTGTACTTCGGGTGCGTCAGCCAGATCGGCGCCCAGACCGGCAACATCGCGCGTACCGCATGGCTGTCGGCCGGGCTGCCGCAGCACGTCCCCGGCACCACCATCGACCGCCAGTGCGGCTCCTCCCAGCAGGCCGTGCACTTCGCCGCCCAGGCGGTCGGCTCCGGGGCCGCCGATCTGGTGGTGGCCGGCGGGGTGGAGGTGATGAGCCTGGTGCCCATCGCCAGCCCCATGACCGTCGGGGAACAGGCCGGTATGGGCAGTCCGTACGCGGGGGACGGCTGGCGCGAGCACTTCGGGGACCAGGAGGTCTCCCAGTTCCGCGGGGCCGAACTGATCGCCGAGAAGTGGGGCGTCTCCCGGACGGACATGGAGGAATTCGCGCTCACCAGCCACCAGCGCGCCCTCGCCGCCCAGGCCGACGGCGCCTTCGACGACGAGATCACCCCGGCCTTCGGGCTCACCGCCGACGAGGGCCCGCGGGCCGACACCACGCTGGAGAAGATGGCCGGTCTGAAGCCCCTCACCGAGGACGGCCGGCTGACCGCCGCCGTCTCCAGCCAGATCTCCGACGGCGCCGCCGCCCTGCTGATCGCCTCCGAGGAGGCGGTGAGCCGCCACGGCCTGACCCCGCTCGCGCGGGTGCACACCATGGCCGTCGTCGGCTCCGATCCGATCCATATGCTGACCGGCCCGATCCCCGCCACCGAGAAGGTCCTGGCCCGGGCCGGGCTGTCGATCGGCGACATCGATCTGGTGGAGATCAACGAGGCGTTCGCCTCCGTCGTCCTCGCCTGGCAGAAGGAGATCGGCGCCGACCCGGAGCGGGTCAACGCCTTCGGCGGCGCCATCGCGCTCGGACATCCGCTCGGCGCCACCGGCGCCCGGCTGATGACCACGCTCGTCCACCAACTGCACAGGACCGGGGGGCGCTACGGTCTGCAGACGATGTGTGAGGGCGGCGGCATGGCGAACGCGACCGTGCTGGAGCGCCTTTGA
- a CDS encoding TetR family transcriptional regulator, whose amino-acid sequence MATRIVEPEAGPRSKRAAILAAAVDCFGEAGFEATKWSTVAERVGIGQTALYHYFESKTHCLLTIMRLELQRSHDKFTEATEGVEDPTEALRAAVRAAYDVSDQEVLQMRILHNHMDLLSGTRKSKREEAERVEARKLVQLVERNWTNLLVRGMSMGAFPLRDAQLLGSGVLGLIVSVWRWYRPSGPTPLSEVSELIEGACVRMVAT is encoded by the coding sequence ATGGCGACGAGAATCGTTGAACCGGAAGCGGGACCGAGGTCCAAGCGCGCCGCCATCCTGGCGGCCGCCGTCGACTGCTTCGGCGAGGCCGGTTTCGAGGCCACCAAGTGGTCCACCGTGGCGGAGCGGGTCGGCATCGGGCAGACGGCGCTGTACCACTACTTCGAGTCCAAGACGCACTGCCTGCTGACCATCATGCGGCTGGAGCTCCAGCGGTCCCACGACAAGTTCACGGAGGCGACCGAGGGCGTCGAGGACCCGACCGAGGCGCTCCGGGCGGCCGTCCGCGCGGCCTACGACGTCTCGGACCAAGAGGTCCTGCAGATGCGGATCCTGCACAACCACATGGATCTGCTCTCCGGCACGCGCAAGTCCAAGCGGGAGGAGGCCGAGCGCGTCGAGGCCCGCAAGCTGGTTCAGCTCGTCGAGCGGAACTGGACGAACCTGCTGGTCCGAGGTATGTCCATGGGCGCCTTCCCGCTCCGGGACGCGCAACTGCTGGGCTCGGGCGTGCTCGGCCTGATCGTCAGCGTCTGGCGGTGGTACCGCCCCTCGGGGCCCACGCCGCTGTCGGAGGTCAGCGAACTGATCGAGGGCGCCTGCGTACGCATGGTGGCCACGTGA
- a CDS encoding ethyl tert-butyl ether degradation EthD, whose translation MYNLVLLAARPPEWTHEQFITWWRGDHAELTYRLPGLRAWRHTDIDTALEPRSEGWDGISVLGFDSPEDLKKALASPEWAEAVAQVGDMKGRRIAVMGHEAEMFAA comes from the coding sequence ATGTACAACCTCGTCCTGCTGGCAGCCCGGCCCCCGGAGTGGACGCATGAACAGTTCATCACCTGGTGGCGCGGCGACCACGCGGAGCTGACCTACCGCCTGCCCGGGCTGCGCGCCTGGCGCCACACCGACATCGACACCGCTCTGGAGCCGCGTTCCGAGGGCTGGGACGGAATCTCCGTGCTCGGCTTCGACTCCCCGGAGGACCTGAAGAAGGCCCTCGCGAGCCCCGAGTGGGCCGAGGCCGTCGCCCAGGTCGGCGACATGAAGGGCCGCCGGATCGCGGTCATGGGGCACGAGGCGGAGATGTTCGCCGCGTGA
- a CDS encoding beta-lactamase: MTPRFDQAPWAEAGIQTVQPGVHRVPLPLPGDGLRAVNVYLLEDLADDGIVMIDGGWAIPEARKVLEDALAAIDRDPGDISHILVTHIHRDHYTQAVELRRLLGSRVYLGAGERPGLEMLDRLRSDQPVGALRTLRAAGAGDLADHIEAMEHGGYDPSVWEAPDRWLGAETLRFGERELRVVPTPGHTKGHVVFLDEERGLVFSGDHVLPHITPSIGFELAESGGRPLADYLDSLRLMTRYADARLLPAHGPVADSTHTRVAELLAHHDERLAGSLAALGENTLDAHAVARELAWTRRAVPFAELSAFNQMLAINETAAHLDVLVLRGRATVAFADGVHRYTRAAPGGSAAPPS, translated from the coding sequence ATGACGCCACGGTTCGACCAGGCTCCCTGGGCGGAGGCCGGAATCCAGACCGTACAGCCCGGGGTGCACCGCGTGCCGCTGCCACTTCCGGGCGACGGGCTGCGTGCCGTCAACGTCTATCTCCTGGAGGATCTGGCCGACGACGGCATCGTCATGATCGACGGTGGCTGGGCGATCCCCGAGGCGCGCAAGGTGCTCGAGGACGCCCTGGCCGCCATCGACCGCGACCCCGGCGACATCAGCCACATCCTGGTCACCCACATCCACCGCGACCACTACACACAGGCGGTGGAACTGCGTCGGCTGCTGGGCTCGCGCGTCTACCTCGGCGCGGGGGAACGGCCGGGCCTGGAGATGCTCGACCGGCTGCGCAGCGACCAGCCCGTGGGCGCGCTGCGGACCCTGCGCGCGGCGGGAGCCGGGGACCTCGCCGACCACATCGAGGCGATGGAGCACGGCGGCTACGACCCGAGTGTGTGGGAGGCCCCCGATCGCTGGCTCGGCGCGGAAACCCTGCGCTTCGGCGAGCGCGAGCTGCGGGTCGTCCCCACCCCCGGACACACCAAGGGCCATGTGGTCTTCCTGGACGAAGAGCGGGGGCTGGTGTTCTCCGGGGACCACGTCCTGCCGCATATCACCCCGTCCATCGGCTTCGAGCTCGCCGAGTCCGGCGGGCGTCCGCTCGCCGACTACCTGGACTCGCTGCGGCTGATGACCCGCTACGCCGACGCCCGCCTGCTGCCCGCACACGGGCCGGTCGCCGACAGCACCCACACCCGGGTCGCCGAACTGCTCGCCCACCACGACGAACGGCTGGCCGGAAGCCTGGCGGCGCTGGGCGAGAACACACTCGACGCCCACGCGGTGGCGCGTGAGCTCGCCTGGACGCGCCGGGCCGTGCCGTTCGCGGAGTTGAGCGCCTTCAACCAGATGCTCGCGATCAATGAGACGGCCGCGCACCTGGATGTCCTGGTGCTGCGGGGGCGGGCGACGGTGGCATTCGCCGACGGGGTGCATCGGTACACGCGGGCGGCACCGGGCGGGTCGGCGGCGCCGCCCTCATGA
- a CDS encoding electron transfer flavoprotein, alpha subunit: MAEVLVYVDHVDGAVRKPTLELLTLARRVGEPVAVALGAGAQNTASALAEHGAARVLTADAPEFADYLVVPKVDALQAAFEAVSPAAVLFPSSAEGKEIAARLAVRIGSGIITDAVDLEAGGEGPVATQSVFAAAFTTRSRVSKGAPVITVKPNSAAVEAAPAAGVVEALSVSFSEQATGTRVVSRTPRESTGRPELTEAAIVVSGGRGVGGAENFPVVEALADSLGAAVGASRAAVDAGWYPHTNQVGQTGKTVSPQLYVAAGISGAIQHRAGMQTSKTIVAVNKDAEAPIFDLVDYGVVGDLFEVVPQLTEEVKTRKG, translated from the coding sequence ATGGCTGAAGTCCTTGTCTATGTCGATCACGTGGACGGTGCCGTCCGCAAGCCCACTCTGGAGCTGCTGACCTTGGCCCGCCGCGTCGGTGAGCCCGTCGCCGTCGCCCTGGGTGCGGGTGCGCAGAACACGGCGTCCGCCCTTGCCGAGCACGGTGCGGCGCGGGTGCTGACCGCTGACGCGCCCGAGTTCGCCGACTACCTTGTGGTGCCGAAGGTGGACGCGCTCCAGGCGGCGTTTGAGGCGGTGTCCCCGGCCGCGGTGCTGTTCCCGTCCTCCGCGGAGGGCAAGGAGATCGCGGCGCGGCTCGCGGTCCGTATCGGGTCGGGCATCATCACCGATGCGGTGGATCTGGAGGCGGGTGGGGAGGGTCCGGTGGCTACGCAGTCGGTGTTCGCCGCCGCCTTCACGACCAGGTCCCGGGTGTCCAAGGGCGCGCCGGTGATCACGGTGAAGCCGAATTCGGCGGCTGTGGAGGCTGCTCCGGCCGCGGGTGTGGTCGAGGCGTTGTCGGTGTCGTTCTCGGAGCAGGCGACGGGGACGAGGGTGGTGTCGCGTACGCCGCGTGAGTCGACGGGGCGTCCGGAGTTGACCGAGGCGGCGATCGTGGTTTCCGGTGGCCGTGGTGTGGGGGGTGCGGAGAACTTCCCCGTCGTGGAGGCGCTGGCCGACTCGCTGGGTGCGGCGGTGGGTGCTTCGCGTGCGGCGGTGGACGCGGGCTGGTATCCGCATACCAATCAGGTCGGGCAGACGGGTAAGACGGTTTCGCCGCAGTTGTATGTGGCGGCGGGTATCTCGGGTGCGATTCAGCACCGGGCCGGTATGCAGACGTCGAAGACGATCGTGGCGGTCAACAAGGACGCGGAGGCTCCGATCTTCGATCTGGTCGATTACGGCGTGGTCGGTGACCTCTTCGAGGTCGTCCCGCAGCTGACCGAAGAGGTCAAGACCCGCAAGGGCTGA
- a CDS encoding short-chain dehydrogenase/reductase SDR has protein sequence MSAPRPAAELFSLRGRTALVTGASAGLGARFATVLAQAGATVFAAARRIERLKELADSDTRIHPVACDVSLAADRAQLAGTALATTGRIDILVNNAATSGETRAEDESPDAFADVLGVNLTAPFHLARLVAEAPAVDGDPPRSVINVSSILGLVTAAPLGGASYAASKAGLIGLTRELAGQWGRSGTRVNALAPGWFRTEMTADLFGDERSSRWVERNTLLRRGGDAHELDGALLFLASDASSYCTGQILTVDGGWTAR, from the coding sequence ATGAGCGCGCCCCGACCCGCCGCGGAGCTGTTCTCGCTCCGGGGCAGGACGGCCCTGGTCACCGGCGCGTCCGCGGGGCTCGGCGCACGCTTCGCCACCGTCCTCGCGCAGGCCGGGGCCACCGTCTTCGCCGCCGCCCGGCGGATCGAGAGGCTGAAGGAACTCGCCGACTCCGACACCCGCATCCACCCCGTCGCCTGCGACGTATCGCTCGCCGCCGACCGCGCGCAGCTGGCCGGGACGGCACTGGCCACCACCGGCCGCATCGACATCCTGGTCAACAACGCGGCCACGTCCGGGGAAACCCGCGCCGAGGACGAATCCCCGGACGCCTTCGCCGATGTTCTCGGCGTCAACCTCACCGCCCCCTTCCACCTGGCACGCCTGGTGGCGGAGGCACCCGCCGTGGACGGCGATCCACCCCGGAGCGTCATCAACGTCTCCTCCATCCTCGGCCTGGTCACCGCCGCCCCCCTGGGCGGCGCGAGCTACGCGGCGTCCAAGGCCGGGCTGATCGGGCTGACCCGCGAGCTGGCCGGACAGTGGGGCCGAAGCGGGACCCGCGTCAACGCGCTCGCCCCGGGCTGGTTCCGCACCGAGATGACGGCGGACCTCTTCGGCGACGAGCGCTCCAGCCGCTGGGTCGAGCGCAACACCCTGCTGCGGCGCGGCGGCGACGCCCATGAACTCGACGGCGCGCTGCTGTTCCTCGCCTCGGACGCCTCCTCCTACTGCACCGGGCAGATCCTGACCGTCGACGGCGGATGGACCGCGCGATGA
- a CDS encoding acyl-CoA synthetase codes for MRQVVREFQQKAEEADFIAVIDDTGSHPARQLLDEALRLAGALSAGEPDGSVGTVLVQADNSWRTVAATLAVGLRGGVLAVVNRHTTPAEFTAAWEDIRPDAVVAEPSAMAEWAVPTRLPDPARTVLDGWTCRSASDKREVSRWSGGALIGLTSGSTGRPKGVVQSEQALRYAATSTIDVNGLSPGDAIAAIVPLSSTAAYCFGVYLSLVLRGPLVLTGKWDRAVALRRMAEAGVRWTMCVPTMALQMGTEAAGSGVLRGVRSITVGGGPMDRGALARAERSLGTKILRVFGMSECLGHTSPSPDDPEELRLGRDGRPFPGTDVRALTADGQAAGPGVTGRAQVRGPSLFLGYAREGRTDPPALTEDGYLPTGDLLMIHEDGTLTIMGREKDIIIRGGRNIDITEIERAVASHPRVARACVAPVPDDVLGERVALLVVAEDGGGVELAEVTGHLESVGLSKTKWPEYVYGVEELPQTKVGKLDRGGARDLAIRLHTREGGS; via the coding sequence ATGCGACAGGTAGTGCGGGAGTTCCAGCAGAAGGCGGAAGAAGCCGACTTCATCGCCGTGATCGACGACACCGGCAGCCATCCGGCCCGGCAACTGCTCGACGAGGCCCTACGGCTGGCCGGAGCGCTGTCCGCGGGCGAGCCCGACGGCTCGGTCGGCACCGTCCTGGTCCAGGCGGACAACTCATGGCGCACCGTCGCCGCCACCCTCGCCGTAGGACTGCGGGGCGGGGTCCTCGCGGTGGTCAATCGGCACACCACACCCGCCGAGTTCACCGCCGCATGGGAGGACATCCGCCCGGACGCCGTCGTCGCCGAGCCCTCGGCGATGGCCGAGTGGGCGGTGCCCACCCGGCTGCCGGACCCGGCGCGGACGGTGCTCGACGGCTGGACCTGCCGGTCCGCATCCGACAAGCGCGAGGTGTCGCGGTGGTCCGGCGGCGCCCTCATCGGCCTGACCTCCGGATCGACCGGGCGCCCCAAAGGCGTCGTCCAGTCCGAGCAGGCCCTGCGCTACGCCGCCACGAGCACCATCGACGTCAACGGCCTGTCGCCGGGCGACGCCATCGCCGCGATCGTGCCGCTGTCGTCCACGGCCGCGTACTGCTTCGGGGTCTATCTCTCCCTCGTGCTGCGCGGACCGCTCGTCCTGACCGGGAAGTGGGACCGGGCGGTCGCACTGCGGCGGATGGCCGAGGCCGGTGTCCGCTGGACCATGTGCGTACCGACCATGGCGCTGCAGATGGGCACCGAAGCGGCCGGCTCCGGCGTCCTCCGGGGCGTCCGGTCGATCACCGTCGGCGGCGGGCCCATGGACCGCGGAGCCCTGGCCCGGGCCGAACGGTCCCTGGGCACCAAGATCCTCCGCGTCTTCGGCATGTCCGAGTGCCTGGGCCACACCTCGCCGAGCCCCGACGACCCCGAGGAGCTCCGGCTCGGCAGGGACGGCCGCCCCTTCCCGGGGACGGACGTGCGCGCGCTCACCGCGGACGGTCAGGCGGCCGGCCCGGGAGTGACCGGCCGGGCGCAGGTCCGCGGCCCTTCCCTCTTCCTCGGGTACGCCCGCGAGGGCAGGACCGATCCACCGGCGCTGACGGAGGACGGCTACCTGCCCACCGGAGACCTGCTGATGATCCACGAGGACGGCACCCTCACCATCATGGGCCGTGAGAAGGACATCATCATCCGCGGTGGCCGCAACATCGACATCACCGAGATAGAGCGCGCGGTCGCCAGCCATCCGCGCGTGGCCAGAGCCTGTGTCGCGCCGGTCCCCGACGATGTCCTCGGCGAACGCGTGGCGCTGCTCGTCGTCGCCGAGGACGGCGGCGGCGTCGAGCTGGCCGAGGTGACCGGCCATCTCGAGAGCGTCGGTCTGTCCAAGACCAAGTGGCCCGAGTACGTCTACGGCGTCGAGGAGCTGCCCCAGACGAAGGTCGGCAAGCTCGACCGGGGCGGAGCCCGGGACCTGGCCATCAGGCTGCACACCCGCGAAGGAGGATCATGA
- a CDS encoding TetR family transcriptional regulator, producing MADVRDEGGATAAVSGPGPSGKAPMREVLIEAAFQLFVEHGFERTTVDDIVARAGVGRRSFFRYFPSKEDVVFPDHERCLTEMSAFLATSTDGEPLDVICDAARLVMRMYTANPEFSVQRYRLTREVPSLRGYEVSVVHRYERTLAHYLRQRYAGDPNGALRAEVQAAAIVAAHNNGLRTWLRGGGHGDGAKAVDQSLAFVRQTWGSARESAESGATPAPESEEDDVVVIVAPRKAPLWRVVQKIEKTLGDG from the coding sequence ATGGCGGACGTACGCGACGAAGGCGGGGCGACCGCGGCGGTGAGCGGGCCCGGGCCGTCCGGCAAAGCACCCATGCGCGAGGTGCTCATCGAGGCCGCGTTCCAGCTCTTCGTGGAGCATGGCTTCGAGCGGACCACGGTGGACGACATCGTGGCGCGGGCCGGAGTGGGGCGCCGGTCGTTCTTCCGCTACTTCCCGTCCAAGGAAGACGTCGTCTTCCCCGACCATGAGCGCTGCCTCACCGAGATGAGCGCCTTCCTCGCGACGAGCACCGACGGCGAACCGCTCGACGTGATCTGTGACGCGGCCCGCCTCGTCATGCGGATGTACACCGCGAACCCGGAGTTCTCCGTGCAGCGCTATCGGCTCACCCGCGAGGTGCCCAGCCTGCGCGGCTACGAGGTGTCCGTGGTGCACCGCTACGAGCGCACCCTGGCCCACTACCTGCGGCAACGATATGCGGGAGACCCGAACGGAGCGCTGCGGGCCGAAGTGCAGGCCGCGGCCATCGTCGCCGCGCACAACAACGGGCTGCGGACCTGGCTGCGCGGCGGGGGGCACGGCGATGGCGCGAAGGCGGTGGATCAGTCGCTGGCGTTCGTCCGGCAGACGTGGGGCAGTGCCCGCGAATCCGCGGAGAGCGGCGCCACCCCCGCGCCGGAGAGCGAGGAGGACGATGTGGTCGTCATCGTCGCGCCGCGGAAGGCTCCCCTGTGGCGCGTGGTGCAGAAGATCGAGAAGACGTTGGGGGACGGCTAG